A single Methylomonas sp. AM2-LC DNA region contains:
- a CDS encoding PhoH family protein yields the protein MLNTSSLSQEITLLPADNQRLSNVCGELDKHLRQIEQRLQVEIANRSNHFQVTGVDAAVKAACAVMQKLFDMAENEEITPEQVHLSLQDASIDQLVSGTAWHNHPAVSIKTKRGVIKGRGQNQQDYLRKILSHDINFGVGPAGTGKTFLAVACAVEALQNETVRRIILVRPAVEAGEKLGFLPGDMAQKVDPYLRPLYDALYDMLGFERVEKLLEKNIIEVAPLAFMRGRTLNDSFIILDEAQNTTTEQIKMFLTRVGFGSTTVVTGDVTQIDLPSEKMSGLKHVLKVLKDVEGISFTFFGVRDVVRHPLVQRIVAAYDEYEQQQS from the coding sequence GTGTTGAATACTTCAAGTTTATCCCAGGAAATTACCTTACTCCCCGCTGATAATCAGCGCTTATCGAATGTCTGCGGGGAATTAGACAAACATTTACGGCAAATTGAGCAACGTTTGCAAGTAGAAATTGCTAATCGTAGTAACCATTTTCAGGTGACGGGTGTGGATGCTGCCGTTAAAGCCGCTTGCGCTGTGATGCAGAAACTTTTCGACATGGCCGAAAATGAAGAGATTACTCCGGAGCAAGTGCATTTAAGTCTACAAGATGCCAGTATTGACCAGTTAGTTTCTGGAACTGCCTGGCATAACCATCCGGCGGTAAGTATTAAAACCAAACGGGGTGTTATTAAAGGTCGAGGGCAAAATCAGCAGGACTATCTACGCAAAATTTTATCGCATGATATCAATTTTGGTGTGGGACCGGCTGGTACAGGTAAAACCTTTTTGGCTGTCGCCTGTGCAGTAGAAGCCTTGCAAAATGAAACAGTGCGTCGCATAATTCTAGTACGACCTGCGGTGGAAGCAGGAGAGAAGCTGGGGTTTTTGCCCGGTGATATGGCACAAAAAGTCGATCCCTATTTGCGACCCTTGTACGATGCACTCTACGATATGTTAGGCTTTGAACGAGTTGAAAAACTACTGGAAAAAAATATCATTGAAGTCGCCCCTTTAGCCTTTATGCGCGGCAGAACCTTGAACGATTCATTTATTATTCTGGACGAAGCACAAAATACCACCACCGAACAGATCAAAATGTTTCTGACGCGGGTTGGGTTTGGTTCCACTACCGTTGTGACGGGCGATGTTACCCAAATCGATTTGCCCAGCGAAAAAATGTCGGGTTTGAAACATGTGCTAAAAGTATTAAAAGATGTTGAAGGCATCAGTTTTACCTTTTTTGGGGTACGTGATGTGGTTAGACATCCATTAGTGCAACGTATTGTCGCTGCTTACGATGAATACGAGCAGCAGCAATCATGA
- a CDS encoding porin encodes MKLTKLSLALTTLLSAGFSAESMALDLYVDNKTQQIFAEPGHGRTKLGSFERVEDSAAKASQAAAQQAEIDKIKEDLALKNNELKALDEHVNDPTEGKLHMDEKGVRFESKDGNFDMQLTGRLQVDAMTTVDQHPTAALGNNTTNSIADGANIRRARLGIEGAYYKDFGYKFEYDFTRGNGLSGGVTDAFMSYKGYDPLTVTIGQYKEFFSLEEATSNRFLTFLERNMATNAFSDNGNPYKVGLGLAYAQPRYTTQIGFQTESVGNGAPTFDSSSTNGNWNANRNNGSGDQAWGVTGRLTGMPWFEDKTKFLHVGMSASDRYVDSNLVANGTPGTNGTGLRFASTLDGNVDRTLILDTGPLSGYIPNSARYNSSTACTSQSSNQVTGCTFRKVGSYGRFGGETAFVYGPFSAQAEYIETIVSGTGYSSNTLNGAYGYMSYFLTGESRAYKAKTGAWDRIKPLHNFTTHGGLGAWELAVGYDHLDLNNGVIQGGRASSGKIGLNWYPNSRVRLMANFIHYLDVNTANVNNAAQTSGSNAASTATASDARSHSFNGTHPDFFEIRGQVDF; translated from the coding sequence ATGAAGCTGACTAAATTAAGTTTGGCTTTGACGACGTTGCTGAGCGCAGGTTTCAGTGCCGAATCAATGGCCTTGGATTTATATGTTGATAACAAAACCCAGCAAATATTTGCTGAACCAGGTCATGGGCGCACCAAATTAGGTAGCTTTGAACGGGTTGAGGATAGCGCTGCCAAGGCTAGCCAAGCAGCCGCTCAACAAGCTGAAATTGATAAAATCAAAGAAGATCTGGCTTTGAAAAACAATGAACTTAAAGCCTTGGATGAGCACGTTAACGATCCTACGGAAGGCAAGTTGCATATGGACGAGAAAGGGGTACGCTTTGAAAGTAAGGATGGTAACTTCGATATGCAGCTGACCGGTCGTCTGCAAGTGGATGCCATGACTACCGTTGATCAACATCCGACAGCCGCACTCGGAAATAATACCACCAACTCGATTGCCGATGGTGCCAACATTCGTCGCGCCCGTTTAGGTATAGAAGGCGCTTACTACAAAGACTTCGGCTATAAGTTTGAATATGACTTTACGCGTGGTAATGGCTTATCCGGGGGTGTTACCGATGCCTTTATGAGTTATAAAGGCTACGATCCATTGACAGTGACTATAGGTCAATATAAAGAGTTTTTCAGCTTGGAAGAAGCGACTAGTAACCGCTTTCTAACATTCTTGGAACGAAATATGGCTACCAATGCTTTTTCCGATAACGGTAACCCTTACAAGGTTGGCTTGGGTCTGGCTTACGCACAACCGCGTTATACCACCCAGATTGGTTTTCAAACTGAATCTGTAGGTAATGGTGCCCCTACTTTCGATAGCTCATCGACTAACGGCAACTGGAATGCTAACAGAAATAATGGTTCCGGTGATCAAGCTTGGGGTGTAACTGGACGTTTAACAGGCATGCCTTGGTTCGAAGACAAAACCAAGTTTCTTCATGTAGGTATGTCAGCTTCTGATCGTTATGTTGACAGCAATTTAGTCGCTAATGGTACACCAGGCACCAATGGTACAGGTTTACGTTTCGCATCTACACTGGATGGCAACGTTGATCGTACCCTTATCTTGGATACAGGTCCTTTAAGTGGTTATATACCTAACAGTGCTCGTTATAACTCATCAACGGCTTGTACTAGTCAAAGCAGCAACCAAGTAACAGGCTGTACATTCCGTAAAGTCGGCAGTTATGGCCGATTTGGAGGTGAAACTGCATTTGTTTACGGCCCATTCTCGGCACAAGCTGAGTATATTGAAACCATCGTTTCCGGTACTGGTTACTCAAGCAACACTCTGAACGGTGCTTATGGCTATATGAGCTATTTCCTAACAGGAGAATCGCGTGCCTATAAAGCCAAAACTGGCGCTTGGGATAGAATTAAACCTTTACACAACTTTACCACGCATGGCGGTCTAGGCGCGTGGGAGCTGGCAGTGGGTTACGATCATCTGGACTTGAACAATGGCGTAATTCAAGGTGGACGCGCCAGCAGTGGAAAAATAGGCTTGAACTGGTATCCAAATTCACGTGTTAGGTTAATGGCCAACTTTATTCATTACCTAGATGTGAATACCGCTAACGTAAACAATGCTGCTCAAACTTCCGGTTCTAATGCTGCTTCAACAGCAACAGCATCTGATGCACGTTCACATTCATTTAACGGTACCCATCCTGATTTCTTTGAAATACGTGGACAGGTTGACTTCTAA
- a CDS encoding ATP-binding protein has protein sequence MKPTLRKLLFRPVIFVSFVLGLLVIGELLAIGRLTWVNDQRIHTLEQDIGGGRNMEKTIFELLQLQLKHSAHRKSTGQTEQNDIDKIQTQLIEILRIHNNAIPVPLDLNNLQNVFAQATPGDQASILRALELIEQVLDTQASEEAKLLINVKNDSQLELQLAIILPLLLFWIGHYFFKTNVLEPLDSLKELLSGLAAGEMKPIERDTSDPLLHALFDRYNHLVSRLVELEQEHLEYTSALEIKVRQTSHALLDQSQQLAKAERLAALAELAASTAHELRNPLASIQLALENMLQECVDPELAERMQMIYREVQRLTRNLNDLLASARNSAELSQKIKVCPVLEELLMLLKFQAQENIHFSYEVADDICVFLPESEFRQMLLNLLLNSIQAIGSGSGEVKVLASIEQERVFISVSDTGPGFTADFLQHGIRPFVSLKDGGTGLGLAMVQRFVRDHHGGLQLQNIPPGHACVTVNLPMG, from the coding sequence ATGAAACCCACTCTGCGCAAGCTGTTATTCCGTCCAGTCATTTTTGTTAGTTTTGTACTGGGCTTACTGGTAATTGGTGAGTTACTCGCCATAGGTAGGCTGACCTGGGTCAATGATCAGCGTATACATACGCTGGAACAGGACATTGGTGGCGGACGCAATATGGAGAAAACCATATTTGAGTTATTGCAGTTGCAATTAAAGCATTCTGCACATCGAAAAAGTACCGGTCAAACCGAACAAAATGACATTGATAAAATTCAGACCCAATTAATTGAAATTCTTAGAATCCATAATAACGCTATTCCAGTACCGTTAGATTTAAATAATTTACAAAATGTTTTTGCGCAAGCGACGCCTGGCGATCAAGCCAGTATTTTACGTGCGCTGGAATTAATAGAACAAGTACTGGATACTCAGGCATCCGAAGAAGCAAAACTACTCATCAATGTTAAAAATGATAGCCAACTGGAATTACAGCTGGCCATTATCCTCCCCCTATTATTATTTTGGATCGGACATTATTTTTTTAAAACCAACGTTCTTGAACCCTTGGACTCTCTCAAAGAACTGCTTTCCGGGCTGGCTGCAGGCGAAATGAAACCGATAGAACGCGATACATCCGACCCCTTATTACATGCACTTTTTGACCGTTATAATCACTTGGTATCCCGACTGGTGGAGCTGGAACAAGAGCATTTGGAATATACTTCGGCATTGGAAATAAAAGTTCGACAAACCAGTCATGCCTTGCTGGATCAAAGCCAGCAACTGGCTAAAGCAGAAAGACTGGCAGCACTCGCTGAACTAGCGGCGAGTACTGCCCACGAATTACGTAATCCTCTAGCCAGCATCCAACTGGCACTGGAAAATATGCTGCAGGAATGTGTGGATCCTGAACTGGCAGAACGCATGCAGATGATCTATCGAGAAGTGCAACGCCTAACACGCAATCTAAACGATTTATTGGCTTCTGCACGTAACAGCGCAGAACTTTCCCAAAAAATCAAAGTTTGTCCGGTACTCGAAGAATTATTAATGCTGTTAAAATTTCAAGCACAGGAAAATATCCATTTTAGCTATGAAGTTGCTGATGACATTTGCGTATTTTTACCGGAAAGCGAATTCCGGCAAATGTTATTGAACTTATTACTCAACTCAATTCAAGCTATTGGTTCTGGTAGTGGCGAAGTTAAAGTGTTGGCCAGCATAGAACAAGAACGGGTATTTATTAGCGTTAGCGATACCGGCCCAGGTTTTACAGCTGATTTTCTTCAACACGGTATTCGACCATTCGTTAGCCTAAAAGATGGTGGAACCGGATTGGGGCTGGCTATGGTACAACGCTTTGTTAGAGACCATCATGGCGGTTTACAACTGCAAAACATACCACCGGGGCATGCTTGCGTGACTGTTAACTTGCCCATGGGTTAA
- the ybeY gene encoding rRNA maturation RNase YbeY — protein sequence MNYIDLQIATQSDYPATELFQEWVDAALTTRMQESEIVVRLVDEAESAELNLQYRHKTGPTNILSFPFEAPPGIELDLLGDLVICAPLIAKEAKQQNKLPAHHWAHITIHGVLHLLGYDHIEEQDAEQMETLEIEILHKLNIANPYLEESTQ from the coding sequence ATGAATTATATAGATCTGCAAATTGCCACTCAATCCGATTATCCAGCCACGGAACTGTTTCAGGAATGGGTAGACGCTGCCCTGACAACCAGGATGCAAGAGTCAGAAATTGTGGTGCGTTTGGTTGATGAAGCCGAAAGTGCAGAACTGAATCTGCAATACCGACATAAAACGGGTCCTACCAATATTTTGAGTTTTCCTTTTGAAGCGCCGCCAGGCATAGAATTGGATTTGTTAGGTGATTTAGTGATTTGTGCCCCCTTAATCGCTAAGGAAGCCAAGCAGCAAAACAAGTTACCAGCCCATCATTGGGCGCATATTACTATACACGGTGTGTTACATTTGTTAGGGTATGACCATATTGAAGAACAGGATGCCGAACAAATGGAAACATTGGAAATTGAAATTTTACACAAATTGAACATAGCCAACCCTTATCTGGAAGAGAGTACGCAATGA
- a CDS encoding ATP-binding protein — protein sequence MQRLYSKQIEKELFQNRQMLFVSGPRQVGKTTIARQLCQDHNGHYLNWDDVDHRQLILVGTNALASKLGLDQLRAEKPLIVFDELHKYRHWKDFLKGFYDRYEQQVHILVTGSARLDIFKKGGDSLMGRYFHLCMHPLTIGEICNQSMKDEQLIQFPQPIAADSFEQLYRFGGFPEPFIKANSRFSLRWQNLRSKQLIQEDIRNGANIQELAQLEILCRLLTAQAGQVTRYATLATQIRVSVDTIRRWLDTLESFYFCFRIRPWSANIASSLRKEPKTYLWDWSQITDNGMRAENFIASHLLKAVHWWNDLGMGDFGLYYLRTKDQKEVDFLITKNNLPWFLVEVKAAVNAALNANLAWFQDKTGAEHAFQVCLNMPFVPVDCFSTNTPIKVPAQTFLSQLI from the coding sequence ATGCAGCGTCTATACAGCAAGCAAATAGAAAAAGAGCTTTTTCAGAATCGGCAAATGCTGTTTGTATCCGGCCCAAGACAAGTTGGTAAAACAACTATAGCCAGACAACTTTGCCAAGACCACAACGGCCATTATCTAAATTGGGATGATGTTGATCATCGTCAACTGATTTTGGTGGGAACTAATGCGCTGGCTTCTAAGTTAGGTCTGGATCAATTACGCGCTGAAAAACCGTTAATAGTTTTTGATGAACTGCATAAGTATCGACACTGGAAAGATTTTTTAAAAGGTTTTTACGACCGCTACGAACAGCAAGTACATATTCTGGTAACGGGTAGTGCGCGTTTAGATATTTTTAAAAAAGGTGGCGATAGTTTGATGGGGCGTTACTTCCATTTGTGCATGCATCCCTTGACTATTGGCGAGATATGCAACCAGTCGATGAAAGACGAACAATTGATTCAATTTCCACAGCCAATTGCAGCTGACAGTTTTGAGCAATTGTATCGGTTTGGCGGATTTCCTGAACCCTTCATTAAAGCCAATTCTCGCTTTAGCTTACGTTGGCAAAATTTGCGCTCAAAACAGCTCATACAGGAAGATATTAGGAACGGTGCAAATATTCAGGAATTGGCACAATTAGAAATACTGTGTCGCTTACTTACCGCCCAAGCGGGTCAAGTAACTCGTTATGCGACACTGGCAACGCAGATTCGGGTATCGGTAGATACTATACGTCGATGGCTGGATACCTTGGAAAGTTTTTATTTTTGTTTTCGTATCCGCCCCTGGAGCGCTAATATTGCCAGCTCGTTGCGCAAAGAACCGAAAACCTATTTATGGGACTGGTCTCAGATAACTGACAACGGTATGAGAGCCGAAAATTTTATAGCCAGCCATTTACTCAAAGCAGTACATTGGTGGAATGACTTAGGAATGGGTGATTTTGGACTCTATTACCTTAGAACCAAGGATCAGAAAGAAGTGGATTTTTTAATCACAAAAAATAACCTCCCCTGGTTTTTAGTCGAAGTAAAAGCGGCGGTTAATGCTGCACTTAATGCAAACCTAGCTTGGTTTCAAGATAAAACAGGTGCAGAACATGCATTTCAAGTCTGCCTGAACATGCCATTTGTGCCAGTAGACTGTTTTTCAACAAATACGCCTATTAAAGTGCCTGCGCAAACATTTTTATCACAACTTATCTAA
- a CDS encoding copper resistance protein CopC, with protein sequence MAKADKCLARSKLYLYLLTVLWLPLPALAKAYLVNSQPNENASISEVPAQIDLWFNEEIKKEYLAVAITDDQGKRLNDSEISLDSADHTHIYTRLPKLELGLYLVRYRVMSVDRLLVTGSFNFTVTDAPPPEPTTTSPPPQPKIKSK encoded by the coding sequence ATGGCAAAAGCAGATAAATGTCTCGCCAGAAGCAAATTATATTTATATTTGCTGACAGTATTGTGGCTACCATTACCAGCACTGGCTAAAGCCTACCTGGTCAATTCACAGCCCAATGAAAATGCATCTATAAGCGAGGTACCCGCGCAAATTGATCTTTGGTTTAACGAAGAAATTAAGAAAGAATATTTGGCCGTGGCAATCACGGACGACCAAGGTAAGCGCCTAAACGATTCTGAAATAAGCTTAGATTCGGCAGACCATACCCATATTTACACGCGCTTACCCAAACTGGAGCTAGGTCTCTATTTAGTACGTTATCGCGTAATGTCTGTGGATAGATTATTAGTCACGGGCAGTTTTAATTTTACTGTTACAGATGCGCCACCACCAGAACCCACAACAACATCACCGCCCCCTCAGCCGAAAATTAAATCAAAATGA
- a CDS encoding sigma-54 dependent transcriptional regulator, with protein sequence MADTLLIIEDEALLGSEIARYFSKRDWEVTIAKSIRQAEVHLSKQDIDPLVVISDMNLPDGNALDLLESIKNKINSSEWVFLTGYGSVADSVRAVRLGAYDFVEKPCELERLNLLMEGAARSARAQRRLQQQTVAQNSRHTVDALIGSSPQASGLRSMIAQMAKVPFSSLIISGETGTGKGLIARILHCTGSRALAPLIEINCAALPRELLESELFGYEAGAFTGAKKRHRGLFEQAHTGTLFLDEIGEMDLDLQTKLLKAVEDFRIRRLGGESEIAIDVQIIAATNLNLIQKVEQGLFRSDLYHRLNVMSLRVPALRERKQDLDELVPLFIADSNRKSSKNVKNISQQAWENLKSYDWPGNIRELRNVLERCVLLASDEDFPEQWLQLPNVSSKTIVTHDNENGIYLPLDGSLSLHDMEKYLIQEVLNRTDENVTAAARMLGTTRETLRYRVQKYNLKCKER encoded by the coding sequence ATGGCCGATACCTTATTAATTATAGAAGACGAAGCCTTGCTTGGCTCTGAAATAGCTCGATATTTTAGTAAACGAGACTGGGAAGTGACCATAGCCAAAAGCATACGCCAAGCAGAGGTGCATTTATCTAAACAGGATATTGATCCCTTGGTAGTAATATCGGATATGAATCTGCCAGATGGAAATGCTTTGGATTTACTGGAAAGTATAAAAAACAAAATCAATAGCAGTGAATGGGTATTTCTAACGGGTTACGGTAGTGTTGCCGACTCGGTTCGCGCGGTTCGTTTGGGAGCCTATGATTTTGTAGAAAAACCTTGTGAACTGGAACGCCTGAATCTGTTAATGGAAGGCGCAGCCCGGAGTGCCAGAGCCCAACGCCGCCTGCAACAACAAACGGTTGCCCAAAACAGTCGACATACTGTCGACGCCCTAATAGGCAGTAGCCCACAGGCATCTGGCTTGCGTAGTATGATAGCGCAAATGGCGAAGGTACCCTTCTCCAGCTTGATTATCAGTGGTGAAACTGGCACTGGCAAAGGATTAATCGCCAGAATTCTGCACTGTACGGGCAGTAGAGCACTGGCCCCACTGATTGAAATAAACTGTGCAGCATTACCCAGAGAACTGCTGGAATCGGAATTATTTGGCTACGAAGCAGGCGCCTTTACAGGCGCTAAAAAACGCCATCGCGGCCTATTTGAACAAGCCCACACCGGCACTTTATTCTTGGATGAAATTGGTGAAATGGATTTGGATTTACAGACTAAATTGCTTAAAGCAGTTGAGGATTTTCGGATTCGACGTCTTGGCGGTGAATCCGAAATTGCCATAGATGTTCAAATTATCGCGGCAACCAATCTGAATTTAATCCAGAAAGTTGAACAAGGTTTATTCCGTAGTGATTTATATCATCGCCTCAATGTGATGAGCTTGCGCGTTCCTGCTTTGCGAGAGCGTAAACAGGACTTGGATGAATTGGTGCCCTTATTCATAGCCGATAGCAATCGCAAATCCTCAAAAAATGTAAAAAATATTTCTCAACAAGCCTGGGAGAATCTTAAATCCTATGACTGGCCGGGAAATATTCGTGAGTTACGCAATGTGTTGGAACGATGTGTATTGTTAGCCAGTGATGAAGATTTTCCAGAGCAATGGTTACAACTACCCAATGTTTCCAGTAAAACTATTGTCACTCATGATAATGAAAACGGCATTTATCTACCGCTAGATGGCAGCTTAAGTTTGCATGATATGGAAAAATACTTGATTCAAGAGGTGTTAAATCGTACCGATGAAAATGTGACGGCCGCCGCGCGTATGTTGGGTACCACGCGCGAAACCTTACGCTATCGGGTACAAAAATATAATTTAAAGTGTAAAGAGCGATAA
- a CDS encoding cation diffusion facilitator family transporter has translation MSTHPKSLTIYGWLSIMAAISTIAFKSYAYWLTNSVGLLSDALESVINLVAAIIMLIVLSIASRPPDEKHAYGHEKVEYFSSGAEGIMILLAALSIGWAAWERLEHPLPLQQLNIGMAVSVFATLINLLLARVLIHVGKQRHSITLEADGQHLMTDVWTTVGVLAGIAVISVGNHFPASLAIAQQLGMNGWEILDPLIAFLVAFNIIWSGLRLIKRTISGLMDAALPIDEQQAIIEVLEQFIKTDQITYHAFRTRYAGARRFMSVHILVPGNWTVQQGHDLVESIELRIMSLFNNIDIDTHLEPIEDLASWRH, from the coding sequence ATGAGCACCCACCCCAAATCGCTAACCATCTATGGCTGGCTATCCATTATGGCCGCTATCAGCACCATAGCTTTTAAAAGTTATGCTTACTGGCTAACCAATTCTGTGGGATTATTATCGGACGCTCTTGAATCTGTGATTAATCTGGTGGCGGCTATTATCATGCTGATTGTACTGAGCATAGCTTCACGCCCACCCGATGAAAAACACGCTTATGGACATGAAAAAGTAGAATATTTTTCCAGTGGAGCCGAAGGCATTATGATCTTGTTAGCTGCACTGAGCATTGGCTGGGCAGCTTGGGAACGGTTAGAACATCCGCTTCCCTTACAGCAACTGAATATCGGCATGGCTGTTTCGGTATTTGCCACTCTGATTAATTTACTATTGGCGAGAGTGTTAATCCATGTCGGCAAGCAACGCCATTCCATTACTCTGGAAGCGGATGGTCAACATTTAATGACCGATGTTTGGACAACAGTAGGTGTACTAGCCGGTATTGCCGTCATATCAGTAGGCAATCATTTTCCTGCTAGCTTGGCTATTGCTCAGCAGTTAGGTATGAACGGCTGGGAAATATTGGATCCTTTAATTGCCTTTTTAGTGGCTTTTAATATTATTTGGTCTGGATTACGCCTAATCAAACGTACCATCTCTGGATTAATGGATGCGGCACTGCCAATTGATGAACAACAAGCCATTATTGAGGTCTTAGAACAATTCATCAAAACAGATCAAATCACCTATCATGCATTTCGTACCCGCTATGCAGGAGCTCGCCGCTTTATGTCTGTGCATATACTCGTACCTGGCAACTGGACTGTACAACAAGGACATGATTTGGTGGAAAGTATAGAACTACGTATCATGTCATTATTTAACAATATTGATATTGACACCCATTTGGAACCGATTGAAGATCTCGCCTCTTGGCGTCACTGA
- a CDS encoding transporter associated domain-containing protein: MSDGNPPSSHPHQKSLLERISYFLTGEPQDQQDLMEILRGSEEKHLLDADALSMIEGVMQVSEMRVRDIMIPRSQMVVVPREAELETIFPLVVEFAHSRFPVIEEDRSKVVGILLAKDLLAHALRNKSLKVENIMRAAYVVPESKRLNVLLKEFRTERNHMAIVVDEYGNAAGLVTIEDVLEQIVGKIEDEHDEDENQGFISQRSEREYIINALTPIEEFNEYFSADLEDDDCDTIGGLIVQRLEHFPKRGEKLEMDEFIFEVLRADNRRVHLLRLKIK; the protein is encoded by the coding sequence ATGAGCGATGGTAACCCCCCGAGTAGCCACCCCCATCAGAAAAGTTTGCTGGAACGCATAAGTTATTTCCTGACTGGGGAGCCACAAGATCAACAAGATTTGATGGAAATTCTGAGAGGCTCAGAAGAAAAACATCTACTGGATGCCGATGCACTCAGCATGATAGAAGGTGTCATGCAGGTTTCTGAAATGCGCGTCAGAGACATCATGATACCCCGCTCACAAATGGTGGTAGTGCCCAGAGAGGCGGAATTGGAAACTATTTTCCCTTTAGTGGTTGAGTTTGCACATTCGCGCTTTCCAGTAATTGAAGAAGATCGCAGCAAGGTAGTCGGCATTTTATTAGCCAAAGACCTGTTAGCCCATGCGTTACGTAACAAATCGCTTAAAGTTGAAAACATCATGCGTGCCGCCTATGTTGTGCCGGAAAGTAAGCGTCTGAATGTGTTACTTAAAGAATTTCGTACTGAACGTAATCATATGGCCATTGTAGTTGACGAGTACGGTAACGCTGCCGGTTTGGTCACCATTGAAGATGTGCTGGAGCAGATTGTCGGCAAAATCGAAGATGAGCATGATGAAGATGAAAATCAGGGGTTTATCTCACAACGCAGTGAGCGCGAATATATTATCAATGCACTAACACCCATTGAGGAATTTAACGAATACTTCTCTGCCGATCTTGAAGATGACGATTGCGATACCATCGGCGGTTTGATCGTGCAAAGATTAGAACATTTTCCCAAGCGTGGCGAAAAACTGGAGATGGATGAATTTATTTTTGAAGTGTTGCGTGCCGATAATCGGCGTGTGCATTTGTTAAGGCTTAAAATAAAATAG
- a CDS encoding HDOD domain-containing protein — protein MPTTQITALTITDLLSGDLQLASPPNIYFALKAIIDNPHKSQMDAAFVIEKDAALTAKLLKIVNSAFYGFPAQITSVEKAINLIGTRELQNLVLSTIVIERFSDLPGQTFSMHDFWARNLRCALLSRQLDQELGNRYKEVNFICGLLHNIGQLLFYRRIPVLARDVDLLLLSKQPANYLDQVLIEQQVIGFDQFQAGAELCRLWKLPEVIIETIRLHAITDDTSSYAELATIIRVANLFSSIDNPYDDEIANSLNMPISQLSICIDKVHEEFEAIFKLFYTG, from the coding sequence ATGCCAACTACTCAGATTACAGCCTTGACTATCACTGATTTATTAAGCGGCGACCTGCAATTAGCATCGCCACCCAACATCTATTTTGCTTTAAAAGCGATAATCGACAATCCGCATAAATCACAGATGGATGCTGCATTCGTCATTGAAAAAGATGCGGCATTGACGGCCAAACTCTTAAAAATAGTTAATAGTGCTTTTTACGGTTTCCCCGCACAAATTACGTCTGTTGAAAAAGCCATTAATCTTATCGGTACCCGCGAGTTACAAAATCTGGTACTCAGCACTATCGTTATCGAACGATTTTCTGATTTACCCGGGCAAACCTTTTCTATGCATGACTTTTGGGCCAGAAATTTGCGCTGCGCTTTATTATCTAGACAGTTGGATCAGGAATTAGGCAATCGCTATAAGGAAGTCAATTTCATTTGTGGCTTACTACATAATATTGGTCAATTACTATTTTACCGACGCATACCGGTATTAGCCCGAGACGTAGATCTACTCCTACTATCCAAACAACCGGCTAACTACTTAGATCAAGTACTTATTGAACAACAAGTGATTGGTTTTGATCAATTTCAGGCCGGCGCAGAACTGTGCCGTTTATGGAAACTTCCTGAAGTGATTATCGAAACCATTAGGCTGCATGCAATCACTGATGATACCAGCAGTTACGCGGAACTTGCCACTATAATCAGGGTCGCTAATTTATTTAGCAGTATTGATAATCCCTATGACGATGAAATTGCCAATAGTCTAAATATGCCCATCTCACAGTTGAGTATCTGTATTGACAAGGTTCATGAGGAATTCGAAGCCATTTTCAAGTTATTTTATACTGGGTAA